The following proteins are co-located in the Sphingomonas panacis genome:
- a CDS encoding FAD-dependent oxidoreductase → MMRETGEIPTSTDVVVLGAGIAGHCAALEAAERGAQVLFLEKASQAGGSSAMAGGGFIFAGTDLMHEAGINDGPEHLRQRLFASGKNKNNPVLVDAFVRHQLEAYALLKRHGAKFRLNGADRCLHETGTGRVITNMHMAAQAHANITFASKCAAMKLSRDSDTGRVNAILVAYGDEIMSIEARRGVVLTTGGFSRSRELIGVFAPELLNGVKHGGVANTGDGLMMACDLGAGLADLGYVSGSFGGAIRNYPHGVQGAEEVPPLLFSFMSGGIMVNLEGQRFVNEGQTYKALGGAGMRQTNGVAFQIFDRKVFEKSFDDSSVNNYPEGINAGYIRTADTIADLAATMQIDPAALEATIERYNAHVRNGSDPDFGRTNNLLAVDTPPYYIAATTNALTSTYGGITTNGDMAVINWLGETVPGLYAAGEVVGGFHGAGYLSGTSLSSSSTFGMLAGRSASAAI, encoded by the coding sequence ATGATGCGTGAAACAGGTGAGATCCCGACCTCGACCGACGTCGTCGTGCTTGGGGCAGGCATTGCCGGACATTGCGCCGCGCTGGAAGCGGCGGAGCGGGGCGCGCAAGTCCTGTTCCTGGAAAAAGCCTCCCAGGCGGGTGGAAGCTCGGCGATGGCGGGTGGCGGCTTTATCTTCGCCGGCACCGACCTGATGCACGAAGCCGGCATCAACGACGGGCCAGAGCACCTTCGCCAACGTCTGTTCGCCTCGGGCAAGAACAAGAACAATCCGGTGCTGGTCGACGCCTTCGTCCGCCACCAGCTCGAAGCCTATGCGCTGCTGAAGCGGCACGGCGCGAAATTCCGGCTGAACGGCGCTGATCGCTGCCTCCACGAAACGGGCACCGGGCGGGTCATCACCAACATGCACATGGCCGCGCAGGCGCATGCCAACATTACCTTCGCCTCGAAATGCGCCGCGATGAAACTCTCCCGCGACAGCGACACCGGACGCGTCAATGCGATCCTCGTCGCCTATGGCGACGAGATCATGTCGATCGAAGCGCGCCGCGGCGTGGTGCTGACGACCGGCGGCTTCTCCCGATCGCGCGAACTGATCGGGGTATTCGCGCCCGAACTGCTCAACGGTGTCAAACATGGCGGCGTCGCCAACACGGGCGACGGCTTGATGATGGCGTGTGATCTTGGTGCCGGCCTGGCCGATCTGGGATATGTCTCAGGATCGTTCGGTGGCGCCATCCGCAACTATCCGCACGGCGTTCAAGGCGCCGAGGAAGTGCCGCCGCTGTTGTTCAGCTTCATGTCCGGCGGCATCATGGTCAATCTCGAAGGACAGCGCTTTGTCAACGAGGGGCAGACGTACAAGGCGCTCGGCGGCGCCGGCATGAGGCAGACCAATGGCGTGGCCTTCCAGATCTTCGATCGCAAAGTGTTCGAGAAGTCGTTCGACGACAGCTCGGTCAACAATTATCCCGAGGGGATCAACGCCGGATATATCCGCACTGCCGACACGATCGCAGATCTTGCGGCAACGATGCAGATCGATCCCGCCGCGCTTGAGGCAACGATCGAGCGTTACAATGCACACGTGCGTAATGGCAGCGATCCGGATTTCGGGCGCACCAACAACCTCCTGGCGGTCGATACACCGCCCTACTACATCGCGGCGACGACGAATGCACTGACGTCGACCTACGGCGGCATCACCACCAATGGCGATATGGCGGTAATCAACTGGCTGGGCGAGACGGTGCCTGGCCTGTACGCGGCGGGAGAAGTGGTGGGCGGGTTCCACGGCGCCGGATACCTCAGCGGCACCTCGCTGTCGTCGTCATCCACCTTCGGAATGCTGGCCGGCCGGTCAGCGTCGGCCGCGATCTGA
- a CDS encoding TetR/AcrR family transcriptional regulator produces the protein MLRAKRMDCHPMATARSAIQDLDDRIDTRRNIKVAARRLFAEHGLEAVTVREIVAAAGAKNGGSLNYYFKSKDGLILELINEVFTDLSKVWLERISELDRKGGPTNVREIVDIIVRAHASDAFSDPSPTVNRFLAAVLFKRRKELSTYLEQMNILVFRRLLQMISDLCEDVPKPVMRQRLIFLAWYLLSVNAAHETWRVSRKRSDVWTDTDPLVNLVDTATALLNAEVSDMTIALPEHRPRGTKRATRSASKVVGSGA, from the coding sequence TTGCTGCGGGCCAAAAGGATGGACTGTCACCCGATGGCAACTGCTCGTAGCGCGATTCAAGATCTGGACGACCGCATCGATACGCGCAGGAACATCAAGGTTGCCGCGCGCAGATTGTTCGCTGAACATGGACTTGAAGCGGTCACCGTCCGGGAGATCGTTGCCGCCGCCGGTGCGAAGAACGGCGGCTCGCTCAACTACTATTTCAAGTCCAAGGACGGTCTGATCCTCGAACTCATCAACGAGGTGTTCACCGATCTGAGCAAGGTGTGGCTTGAGCGTATCTCCGAGCTGGATCGAAAAGGCGGGCCGACCAACGTCAGGGAAATCGTCGATATCATCGTCCGCGCGCACGCATCGGATGCGTTTTCCGATCCGTCGCCGACGGTGAACCGGTTCCTGGCGGCGGTGCTGTTCAAACGCCGCAAGGAGCTGTCCACCTACCTCGAGCAGATGAACATTCTCGTCTTCCGTCGCTTGCTCCAGATGATCAGCGATCTTTGCGAGGATGTGCCCAAGCCAGTGATGCGACAGCGCCTTATCTTCCTGGCGTGGTATCTGTTATCCGTGAATGCCGCGCACGAGACTTGGCGCGTCAGCCGTAAGCGAAGCGATGTCTGGACCGACACCGATCCACTGGTAAACCTCGTCGACACCGCCACGGCGCTGCTCAACGCCGAGGTGAGCGACATGACGATCGCGCTGCCCGAACACCGCCCGCGCGGCACGAAGCGCGCGACCAGGTCCGCGAGCAAGGTCGTCGGTTCCGGCGCCTGA
- a CDS encoding 2Fe-2S iron-sulfur cluster-binding protein — protein sequence MALLKFVDFGGAEAQVEIDDGLSIMEGAVGAGIDGIDADCGGQLSCATCHVYLGEDWLDRVEPMSEEEDALLDFAVDRRPTSRLCCQITVHPEMDGMTIHIPATQATA from the coding sequence ATGGCTTTGCTGAAGTTCGTCGATTTCGGTGGTGCGGAAGCCCAGGTCGAGATTGACGACGGGTTGTCGATCATGGAAGGCGCGGTCGGCGCGGGTATTGACGGGATCGATGCGGATTGTGGTGGGCAATTGTCGTGTGCCACCTGCCATGTCTATCTCGGCGAGGACTGGCTGGATCGCGTCGAGCCGATGAGCGAGGAGGAGGATGCGCTCCTGGACTTTGCTGTCGATCGGCGACCCACGTCGCGCCTCTGCTGCCAGATCACGGTTCATCCCGAAATGGACGGCATGACTATCCACATCCCCGCCACGCAGGCCACGGCCTGA
- a CDS encoding acyl-CoA dehydrogenase family protein — protein MNFTLSDEHLALRESAQTFLSKEVNLEPYLRPDANVHPVARDGLWQSIQGLGWPGIVIPEAYGGLGMSYIDLVMVVSELGRTLAPSPFFGTLAGAWAIERCGSEAQKQTLLSQVASGELTLALAVADPNGDVNGLSAGAKATRQGDEWKIAGEKSFVVEAGSADKIVVVADVDGTQGFFVVDAKAAGVQIERLDWRDITREVDAITFKDVAAERLDQADSDSWLWIRDRLYLVLAAESAAGSEQSLADAVAYAKERVAFGRTIGSYQAIKHALAELAGGNELATAGVQYAAWALTENDPGARKAAAIAQSYASDQYRATTFRNIQVFGAIGFTWEMRNHLFYKRARANAELLGTPEDQREQLIQLLEAEHRAAA, from the coding sequence ATGAATTTCACGCTTAGCGATGAACATCTCGCGCTCAGAGAGTCGGCGCAGACGTTTCTTTCGAAGGAAGTCAATCTTGAGCCCTATCTGCGCCCGGATGCGAACGTGCATCCGGTCGCGCGCGACGGGCTGTGGCAGTCGATCCAGGGACTAGGCTGGCCTGGCATCGTCATCCCGGAGGCGTATGGCGGGCTCGGAATGAGCTATATCGATCTGGTCATGGTCGTGTCCGAACTCGGCCGCACGCTGGCGCCGTCGCCGTTCTTCGGAACGCTCGCGGGGGCATGGGCGATCGAGCGCTGCGGCAGCGAGGCGCAGAAGCAGACGCTTCTGTCTCAGGTTGCGTCGGGCGAGTTGACGCTGGCGCTCGCGGTCGCGGACCCCAATGGGGACGTCAATGGCCTGTCGGCGGGCGCGAAGGCGACGCGGCAGGGCGATGAATGGAAGATCGCCGGCGAGAAGTCTTTCGTCGTCGAAGCGGGGTCGGCGGACAAGATCGTCGTGGTCGCGGACGTCGATGGCACGCAAGGCTTTTTCGTGGTGGATGCGAAGGCGGCGGGCGTTCAGATCGAGCGGTTGGACTGGCGCGACATCACCCGGGAAGTCGATGCGATCACCTTCAAGGATGTCGCGGCGGAGCGGCTCGATCAGGCGGACTCAGACAGTTGGCTATGGATTCGCGACCGCCTCTATCTTGTCCTTGCGGCGGAGAGTGCCGCGGGCTCGGAACAATCGCTGGCGGACGCGGTGGCATATGCCAAGGAGCGCGTCGCCTTCGGTCGGACGATCGGCTCATATCAGGCGATCAAGCATGCGTTGGCCGAACTGGCCGGTGGCAACGAACTGGCTACCGCAGGAGTGCAATATGCCGCCTGGGCGCTGACCGAGAATGATCCCGGCGCGCGCAAGGCTGCGGCGATCGCACAAAGCTATGCGAGCGATCAGTACCGTGCGACCACCTTCCGCAATATTCAGGTCTTCGGCGCGATCGGCTTCACGTGGGAAATGCGCAACCACCTCTTCTACAAGAGGGCGCGCGCCAATGCCGAACTGCTCGGTACGCCCGAGGACCAGCGGGAACAGCTGATTCAGTTGCTCGAAGCGGAGCATCGCGCCGCTGCATAG
- a CDS encoding acyl-CoA dehydrogenase family protein: MDFNLPADDDPRRLEVRKWFRDNPNASYEDLAKRGYTVPHWPAPWGLSADPETQLIIEEEIKRSGMAHPMSINAIAVNQCGQSLLVHGTEEMRQKFLPPALACKEIWTMLFSEPSCGSDLGALRTQARRDGDDYIINGQKIWNSNAHIAQVGVVIVRTDPSVPKHRGLSIFLIDMNAPGVEVRTILDMSGHAPEYNEVFLTDVRVPAKNRIGQEGQGWQIVIEQLQTERMSMSKPGAVWGQGPTAHELVSGLIETGKIKDPLIREEAARLYAEGEVLRLLSARNLSNRINGTPAGLEANLGKMISSPHGQALSTLAKRVEGVRGMVRDDDELPLPKGDYSMWDTWDYCYWFGPASSLGVGTQEVLKNTISERVLGLPRDIDPTVKMPFNEINRPQLKAAS, from the coding sequence ATGGACTTCAACCTGCCTGCTGACGACGATCCCCGCCGCCTTGAGGTTCGCAAGTGGTTTCGCGACAATCCGAATGCGTCTTACGAGGACTTGGCGAAGCGCGGCTATACGGTGCCCCACTGGCCCGCGCCGTGGGGCCTGTCGGCCGATCCGGAAACGCAGTTGATCATCGAGGAAGAGATCAAGCGTTCGGGCATGGCGCATCCGATGAGCATCAATGCGATCGCGGTCAACCAATGCGGTCAGTCGCTGCTGGTTCATGGCACCGAAGAGATGCGCCAGAAATTCCTTCCGCCGGCTCTGGCGTGCAAGGAGATCTGGACGATGCTGTTCTCCGAGCCGTCGTGCGGGTCGGATCTCGGCGCGCTGCGGACGCAGGCGCGACGCGATGGTGACGATTATATCATCAACGGCCAGAAGATCTGGAACTCCAACGCGCACATTGCGCAAGTCGGCGTGGTGATCGTCCGTACCGACCCGAGCGTGCCGAAGCATCGTGGCCTGTCGATCTTCCTCATCGACATGAACGCGCCGGGCGTCGAGGTCCGTACCATCCTCGACATGTCCGGCCACGCGCCGGAATATAACGAGGTTTTCCTGACCGACGTTCGCGTTCCCGCGAAAAACCGTATCGGCCAGGAGGGGCAGGGCTGGCAGATCGTTATCGAGCAGCTTCAGACCGAGCGCATGAGCATGTCGAAACCCGGCGCCGTGTGGGGGCAGGGCCCGACCGCGCACGAACTGGTGAGCGGGTTGATCGAGACCGGCAAGATCAAGGACCCGCTGATCCGCGAGGAAGCGGCGCGGCTGTATGCGGAGGGTGAGGTGTTGCGTCTGTTGAGCGCGCGCAATCTCAGCAATCGCATCAACGGCACGCCGGCGGGGCTCGAGGCGAATCTCGGCAAGATGATCTCTTCCCCCCACGGTCAGGCACTCTCCACGCTCGCCAAGCGCGTCGAGGGCGTCCGGGGCATGGTGCGGGACGATGATGAGCTTCCGCTGCCCAAGGGCGATTACAGCATGTGGGATACCTGGGATTATTGTTATTGGTTCGGCCCCGCGTCGTCGCTCGGGGTGGGCACGCAGGAAGTCCTCAAGAACACCATCTCGGAACGCGTGCTGGGCTTGCCGCGCGATATCGATCCGACCGTGAAGATGCCGTTCAACGAAATCAATCGGCCGCAGCTCAAGGCTGCCAGCTGA
- a CDS encoding CaiB/BaiF CoA transferase family protein: MADDASRGSLAGVKVLEFTQMVAGPLAGTMLADLGASVIKLEGLKGDPLRFVRPQYKGMCAHFFAVNRQKRSIALDLKTEEGRDVARRLATECDVVVVNARPAAMTRLGLDYEQLKAINPNIIYVMITGFGLDGPYVDRPAYDQVIQSLTGAMTLQSPEGPPAPLRSMFVDKYAATVAVSAVNAALFHRERHGEGQFISVPLMKSFAFFSLVDNLHNQCFVEGEDRTPIINITRPFRASDGTFMGHVQTDEQLRQISHAFGLEDLTQDERFNSAVKRVQNYQALWQELEKGSIHLTSAEVEEMATRYGLPIGKVKTVDEFLEDPQAIHLGCVKRYDTEEYGPVRAAAHPVDFSKTPADTDGVAPRTGEHTVSILQELGFDDERVAALRQAGAIQ; encoded by the coding sequence ATGGCTGACGACGCGAGCCGTGGCTCTCTTGCCGGTGTGAAGGTGCTGGAGTTCACTCAGATGGTGGCAGGTCCGCTTGCGGGCACGATGCTTGCTGATCTGGGTGCGTCGGTCATCAAGCTGGAGGGCCTGAAAGGCGATCCCCTCCGTTTCGTGCGTCCGCAGTATAAAGGGATGTGCGCCCATTTCTTCGCGGTGAACCGGCAGAAGCGGAGTATCGCGCTCGACCTGAAAACCGAGGAAGGTCGCGACGTGGCGCGCCGGCTGGCTACGGAATGCGACGTCGTGGTCGTCAATGCCCGCCCGGCGGCGATGACCCGGCTTGGCCTCGACTATGAGCAGCTCAAGGCGATCAATCCCAACATCATCTATGTCATGATTACGGGATTCGGGCTCGACGGACCATATGTGGACCGACCCGCCTACGATCAGGTCATCCAGTCGCTCACCGGCGCGATGACGCTGCAGTCCCCGGAAGGCCCGCCCGCACCGCTGCGTTCCATGTTCGTGGACAAATACGCCGCCACGGTCGCGGTCAGTGCGGTCAACGCCGCGCTGTTCCATCGCGAGCGCCATGGCGAAGGGCAATTCATCTCGGTTCCGCTGATGAAGTCCTTCGCGTTCTTTTCACTCGTCGATAATTTGCACAATCAATGCTTTGTCGAGGGTGAGGATCGCACGCCCATCATCAACATCACCCGTCCCTTCCGAGCCTCGGATGGGACGTTCATGGGGCATGTGCAGACCGATGAGCAACTCCGACAGATCAGCCATGCGTTCGGTCTCGAGGATCTGACGCAGGATGAGCGGTTCAACTCTGCGGTGAAGCGTGTCCAGAACTACCAGGCGCTATGGCAGGAACTCGAGAAGGGGTCGATCCACCTGACATCCGCCGAAGTCGAAGAGATGGCGACGCGTTACGGACTGCCCATCGGCAAGGTGAAAACCGTCGACGAGTTTCTGGAAGATCCGCAGGCGATCCATCTGGGATGCGTCAAGCGCTACGATACCGAGGAATATGGCCCCGTCCGTGCGGCCGCTCACCCCGTCGATTTTTCGAAGACGCCGGCAGATACTGATGGCGTCGCGCCACGTACAGGCGAGCATACCGTCTCGATTTTGCAAGAGCTCGGTTTCGACGACGAGCGCGTCGCTGCGCTGCGTCAGGCCGGAGCGATCCAATGA
- a CDS encoding amidohydrolase family protein encodes MSGFIDVHSHVSPLVFPPAPHGGVASRWPCMQCQSSVEGTLLIGETPFRKLDARSWDVARRIEDMDRDEIDVQVLSPMPELLSYWLDTADAMVLCDATNHLIASMVHAAPSRFRGLGLVPLQEPEVAARMVPRLKSDFGLLGVEIGSNINGALLGSSEFDPFWQAAEAEGMAVFVHALHPIAAKGIVPPDPSYTGFALFPVDTGMTAASIIMGGVLDRFPRLRIAFSHGGGTLGAMLGRLQLGWSTTSGFDGKSPTAPADQARRFFYDTNVYDPDYLTYLATRMAPGQVFGGTDYPYLIMQKDPARWVRSLGLPSDVEHSICSGAAGRFLAGAL; translated from the coding sequence GTGAGCGGCTTCATCGACGTACATTCACATGTTTCCCCGCTCGTCTTTCCACCCGCGCCGCACGGCGGCGTCGCTTCGCGCTGGCCGTGCATGCAATGTCAGTCGTCGGTCGAGGGAACCTTGCTGATCGGCGAAACGCCGTTCCGGAAGCTGGATGCCCGGTCGTGGGACGTGGCGCGCCGCATCGAGGATATGGACCGCGACGAGATCGACGTTCAGGTGCTGTCGCCGATGCCGGAATTGTTGTCCTATTGGCTCGATACCGCCGACGCGATGGTGCTGTGCGACGCCACCAACCATCTGATCGCCAGCATGGTCCACGCAGCGCCATCGCGTTTTCGCGGCCTCGGTCTGGTGCCGTTGCAGGAACCGGAGGTCGCTGCGCGCATGGTGCCGCGGCTCAAATCGGATTTCGGGCTGCTCGGTGTCGAGATCGGCAGCAACATCAACGGCGCCTTGCTGGGGTCTTCCGAGTTCGATCCCTTTTGGCAAGCGGCGGAGGCGGAGGGCATGGCCGTGTTCGTCCACGCGCTGCACCCGATCGCCGCGAAAGGGATCGTGCCGCCCGACCCAAGCTACACGGGTTTCGCGCTGTTTCCGGTCGATACCGGTATGACAGCGGCGTCGATCATCATGGGCGGGGTGCTGGACCGCTTTCCACGTCTGCGCATCGCGTTCAGTCATGGCGGCGGCACGCTGGGCGCTATGCTGGGACGACTGCAACTGGGCTGGTCGACGACCAGCGGCTTCGATGGCAAGAGTCCCACCGCCCCGGCAGATCAGGCGCGGCGCTTTTTCTACGATACGAACGTCTATGATCCCGACTACCTGACATATCTGGCAACGCGCATGGCGCCGGGGCAGGTTTTCGGGGGCACCGATTATCCCTACCTCATCATGCAGAAGGACCCCGCTCGCTGGGTCCGCTCGCTCGGACTGCCGTCGGATGTGGAGCACAGCATCTGTTCCGGCGCGGCGGGCCGCTTTCTCGCCGGGGCGTTGTAA
- a CDS encoding acyl-CoA dehydrogenase family protein, which yields MLDTRKRTGFDESHEQYRETVRKFIAREVEPYLDTWEADEITSKAFWRAAGNAGLLCTSMPEEYGGAGLDVSYDLIFQEELFYVNAPVGVSLQSLITAPYLLRYGSDELKARYLPGMVSGEIISALGMTEPGGGSDVKSLRTTARRDGDHYVVNGSKLYISNGLLCDLVFLAVRTGEEGAKGVSLLLVEADSPGFERGRNLDKIGLKGADTSELFFNDVRVPVSNLLGEEGQGFRYMMSELGQERLGLSIAAQAQAQRAFDEAVRFVKERKAFGTPVFQFQNTRFTLADMSARLQAGWAYLDWARLQLLQGTLTSEEAAASKLWHSETLWHIVDAALQLHGGAGYMNEYPIARLWRDARIHRIHGGTSEIMKEVISRKI from the coding sequence ATGCTGGATACCCGCAAGCGGACCGGGTTCGATGAGAGCCACGAGCAGTACCGGGAGACGGTGCGCAAATTCATCGCCAGGGAGGTCGAGCCGTATCTGGATACGTGGGAGGCGGACGAAATCACCAGCAAGGCGTTCTGGCGCGCCGCCGGAAACGCCGGCTTGCTGTGTACCAGCATGCCGGAGGAATATGGCGGTGCCGGCCTCGATGTTTCGTATGATCTAATCTTTCAGGAAGAGTTGTTCTACGTCAACGCGCCGGTCGGCGTGAGCCTGCAATCGCTGATCACCGCGCCCTATTTGCTGCGGTACGGCTCCGACGAGCTGAAGGCGCGATATCTGCCGGGCATGGTCAGCGGCGAGATCATCAGTGCGTTGGGGATGACCGAGCCCGGTGGTGGCTCGGACGTGAAGAGTCTCCGCACCACCGCGCGGCGCGATGGCGATCATTATGTCGTCAACGGCAGCAAACTTTACATATCAAATGGATTGCTGTGCGATCTGGTCTTCCTGGCGGTACGAACCGGTGAAGAGGGCGCGAAAGGCGTGTCGCTGCTTCTCGTCGAGGCGGATTCGCCCGGCTTCGAGCGGGGGCGCAATCTGGACAAGATCGGGCTGAAGGGCGCGGACACGTCCGAACTGTTCTTCAACGACGTCCGGGTTCCGGTATCGAACCTGCTTGGCGAGGAAGGGCAGGGGTTCCGCTACATGATGTCGGAACTCGGCCAGGAGCGTCTCGGACTGTCGATTGCCGCGCAGGCGCAGGCGCAACGCGCCTTCGACGAGGCGGTTCGGTTCGTGAAGGAGCGCAAGGCGTTCGGCACGCCTGTCTTCCAGTTCCAGAACACGCGTTTCACCCTCGCCGATATGTCGGCGCGCTTGCAGGCCGGTTGGGCATATCTCGACTGGGCGCGACTGCAACTCCTGCAAGGCACGTTGACATCCGAAGAAGCGGCTGCGTCGAAATTGTGGCATTCGGAAACGCTATGGCATATCGTCGATGCGGCGCTGCAACTGCATGGCGGCGCAGGCTATATGAATGAATATCCGATCGCGCGGCTGTGGCGCGATGCGCGTATTCATCGCATTCATGGCGGCACGTCGGAAATCATGAAAGAAGTGATCAGCCGCAAGATCTGA
- a CDS encoding NUDIX domain-containing protein yields MSMSAPNNAYMEIIQVPRVIRAYERVCLVPLGHLIYSRHSNAASTAGRMRMSDESGAADSAPGVAAATLILFSERPGVPARHLMIQRSATMRFAPNALVFPGGQVDADDHLIAADPGLVDAGAGDPIERAHRVAAIRETLEETCVAIAFRTVIDAGAMQSALKAATPFSRLLRDAKARLNMEALLLWAKWHPRLSHRRFDTQFYIARYDGDHAVCTDVDEVGAARWLSATEALGDAEAERAKVIFPTLCNLERLAAYPRFDAAAAHLATIPCRPISPRVHHDADGEPWVSIPDHCGYPVTSHLQSTLQAP; encoded by the coding sequence GTGTCGATGTCGGCACCAAACAACGCTTATATGGAAATCATACAAGTTCCAAGGGTTATCCGCGCATACGAGCGCGTTTGTCTGGTGCCGCTAGGTCATTTGATCTACTCCCGACACTCAAATGCGGCGAGCACCGCCGGGAGGATGAGGATGAGCGATGAAAGCGGCGCCGCGGATTCGGCTCCGGGTGTGGCCGCTGCCACGCTGATTCTGTTTTCGGAGCGCCCCGGCGTCCCCGCGCGGCATCTGATGATCCAGCGCAGTGCAACGATGCGCTTCGCTCCGAACGCGCTGGTGTTTCCCGGTGGGCAGGTGGACGCGGACGATCATCTGATCGCGGCCGATCCCGGTCTGGTCGATGCCGGCGCCGGCGATCCGATCGAACGCGCGCATCGCGTCGCCGCGATCCGCGAAACCCTCGAGGAGACCTGCGTTGCGATCGCCTTCAGGACCGTGATCGACGCCGGCGCGATGCAGTCGGCGTTGAAGGCCGCAACCCCGTTCAGCCGCCTTTTGCGCGACGCGAAGGCGCGGCTGAACATGGAGGCGCTTCTGCTATGGGCGAAATGGCACCCGAGATTGTCGCATCGCCGGTTCGACACGCAATTCTACATCGCCCGGTACGATGGCGATCACGCGGTCTGCACGGACGTGGATGAGGTCGGGGCCGCGCGTTGGCTGTCGGCTACGGAAGCGCTCGGTGACGCCGAGGCCGAGCGCGCGAAGGTCATCTTCCCGACGCTTTGCAATCTCGAACGGCTGGCGGCCTATCCGCGCTTCGACGCCGCCGCGGCGCATCTGGCGACCATTCCCTGTCGTCCCATCTCGCCGCGCGTTCATCACGATGCAGATGGCGAACCGTGGGTCTCGATCCCCGACCATTGCGGCTATCCGGTGACAAGCCATCTGCAATCGACCCTGCAAGCGCCGTGA
- a CDS encoding MFS transporter, whose protein sequence is MSHIDLDRPAADAPKSVSWPSRRRAWYTVTLLGLLYIISWIDRNILALLAQPVSQALGLDDRRMALLLGLGFALLYAVGGLLLGHFVDTRSRRVVVTVGIVTWSVATILSAFAASFGVMLVLRCGVAIGEAVLMPAAISLIGDLFPQERRGLPVAVIASIGGVMTIGSYAAGAVAIGVAGAISPGTGLAAWQTSLILVGVPGLAFALIFALTATVPARGGAAENTVPDVSMRALIEHFQQRFAFLGPLLSLTGLNALFSLSTVIWLPTVLIREHSMTASRAGYLISMVGVPAGLLGNFFWQWCGTRLQRRDARRGVLRSFVPAAGIAGPCFVVGAISNSPTLQLAGFAGGMFAGTAFAVLTPIAIQLYTPAQMRARMVSMNFLIISVLGYGVGPLAASELGKILTTGTGELRVGLLAITIATWPLLLAATLLTNRNADGPGQH, encoded by the coding sequence GTGTCGCACATTGACCTCGATCGCCCCGCCGCCGACGCACCCAAATCCGTCTCGTGGCCGTCACGGCGGCGGGCCTGGTACACGGTCACGCTGCTGGGTTTGCTCTACATCATCTCCTGGATCGACCGGAACATCCTGGCTTTGCTCGCGCAGCCGGTCTCTCAGGCGCTTGGCCTGGATGATCGGCGGATGGCGCTGTTGCTGGGGCTCGGCTTCGCACTGCTCTATGCCGTCGGGGGCCTGCTGCTCGGGCATTTCGTCGATACGCGCAGCCGCCGCGTCGTCGTCACGGTCGGCATCGTCACCTGGAGTGTGGCGACGATTCTCAGCGCCTTCGCCGCGTCGTTCGGAGTGATGCTCGTCCTACGGTGCGGGGTAGCAATCGGTGAAGCCGTGCTGATGCCCGCCGCGATCTCGCTCATCGGAGATCTGTTTCCGCAGGAACGCCGCGGTCTGCCGGTCGCCGTCATCGCCTCGATCGGCGGGGTCATGACGATCGGCTCCTACGCCGCGGGGGCGGTTGCGATCGGCGTTGCCGGGGCGATCAGTCCGGGTACCGGGCTGGCCGCGTGGCAGACGAGTCTGATCCTGGTCGGCGTTCCCGGACTGGCTTTCGCGCTGATCTTCGCGCTGACCGCCACCGTGCCCGCGCGCGGGGGAGCGGCCGAAAACACCGTTCCGGATGTCAGCATGCGCGCGTTGATCGAACATTTTCAACAGCGCTTCGCGTTCCTTGGCCCGTTGCTGAGCCTCACCGGACTCAACGCTCTGTTCAGTCTCTCGACGGTGATCTGGCTGCCCACCGTCCTGATCCGCGAACATAGCATGACCGCCTCCCGCGCCGGTTATCTGATCAGCATGGTCGGCGTGCCGGCGGGATTGCTCGGAAACTTCTTCTGGCAGTGGTGCGGAACGCGGTTGCAGCGCCGCGACGCGCGGCGCGGTGTCCTGCGCAGCTTCGTGCCGGCTGCAGGAATTGCGGGGCCATGCTTTGTCGTCGGCGCGATCAGCAACTCTCCGACGTTGCAACTTGCGGGGTTCGCCGGCGGGATGTTCGCCGGAACCGCGTTCGCCGTCCTCACGCCGATCGCGATCCAGCTTTACACACCCGCGCAGATGCGGGCACGCATGGTGAGCATGAACTTTCTCATCATCTCGGTGCTCGGCTACGGCGTCGGTCCGCTCGCCGCCAGCGAGCTCGGCAAGATCCTCACGACCGGAACCGGCGAATTGCGGGTTGGCCTGCTGGCGATCACGATCGCGACATGGCCGCTGCTGCTGGCTGCGACACTGCTGACGAACCGCAACGCGGATGGCCCGGGCCAGCATTGA